A single window of Nicotiana sylvestris chromosome 5, ASM39365v2, whole genome shotgun sequence DNA harbors:
- the LOC138869588 gene encoding uncharacterized protein: protein MEDLKEKSEAITYSNADLDHVENVQEKPVMIRWKSGKEVDPRLIMLLDFFRDLYLKRGEFFKKIFPLDHEDFIPVFEKIGAVFSMKDQEKKSQIIGLERSPSESSLHRSRGIDESQLKLERFKVKTPEVQSGGGGGGGGGGGASGGQGSTKASGSK from the coding sequence ATGGAAGATCTCAAGGAAAAATCAGAAGCTATCACGTATTCAAATGCTGACCTTGACCATGTTGAAAATGTACAAGAAAAGCCAGTGATGATAAGATGGAAATCAGGAAAAGAAGTGGATCCAAGATTGATTATGCTGCTAGATTTCTTCAGAGACCTCTACTTAAAAAGGGGagaatttttcaagaaaatatttccATTGGATCACGAGGATTTCATTCCAGTATTTGAGAAAATAGGAGCTGTATTTTCAATGAAAGATCAAGAAAAGAAATCTCAGATTATTGGTTTGGAAAGGAGCCCAAGTGAAAGCTCCTTGCATAGGAGTAGAGGAATTGATGAATCTCAATTGAAACTTGAGAGGTTTAAGGTGAAAACCCCAGAGGTTCAATCGGGTGGTGGGGGTGGTGGCGGTGGAGGTGGCGGGGCTAGTGGTGGTCAAGGTAGCACAAAGGCATCCGGTTCCAAATAA